The Saccopteryx leptura isolate mSacLep1 chromosome 2, mSacLep1_pri_phased_curated, whole genome shotgun sequence genome has a window encoding:
- the ZBTB21 gene encoding zinc finger and BTB domain-containing protein 21 isoform X1 codes for MEGLRHYINPAHAISLLSALNEERLKGQLCDVLLIVGDQKFRAHKNVLAASSEYFHSLFTNKDNESQTVFQLDFCEPDAFDNVLNYIYSSSLFVEKGSLAAVQELGYSLGISFLTNIVSKTPQAPFPMCPNRKKLFTDPDENISQKRSVIVCQSRNEAQGKTVSPSPPDLSHTSRPPQSTAVKANTSKPQVPKAIEPLHNVSLTDKSWPKEGSVGYTKSLECSGSLDDTNRSNLVKRNAVPPPTPLPDRETVDSKPGGSGQLPKGKAIELALKRPRPPVLSLRSSSETPYVLKETNRGSGPGEDRNLLYYSKLGLVIPSTGSASANQSIDRSGPLVKSLLRRSLSMDSQVPVYSPSIDLKSSQGSPAMPSDSPGNVFSALSQKSSLKEGSEKPSLDDETPATQPHRLRSFSASQSAEREGAPAVAEVRIKMEPRSPVADPSDIIQVTVGDAAGATSSLRDLSLKTEDDQKDMSRLPAKRRFQADRRLPLKKLKVDEHGSLVSEDNLEEGASPTLNADFPDSDLNKDEFGELEGTRPNKKFKCKHCLKIFRSTAGLHRHINMYHNPEKPYACDICHKRFHTNFKVWTHCQTQHGIVKNPSPASSSHAVLDEKFQRKLIDIVREREIKRALIIKLRRSKSSFQGQSSSPAQVIKRNLRSRAKGTYICTYCGKAYRFLSQFKQHIKMHPGEKPLGGHKVAKPKALALDGPVENKEVFQCRLCNAKLSSLLEQGSHERLCRNATVCPYCSLRFFSPELKREHEGKCEYKKLTCLECMRTFKSSFSIWRHQVEVHNQNTMAPAENFSLPIVDHNGEVTSSSRPQAQPEPQKANHVVTAKDDNTFSDSSEQVNFDSEDSSCLPEDLSLSKQLKIQVKEEPLEEAEEAGPEASAGPREAPSSTDSSLWPCEKCGKTFPAHKQLERHQELLCSVKPFICHVCNKAFRTNFRLWSHFQSHMSQATEDSAHKESEACPAPTNSPSPPPPLPPPPPLPKIQPLEPDSPTGLSENSAPASDKLFVPQESDTLFYHAPPLSAITFKRQFMCKLCHRTFKTAFSLWSHEQTHN; via the coding sequence ATGGAGGGATTGCGGCATTACATCAACCCCGCCCACGCCATTTCTCTCCTGAGCGCGCTCAACGAGGAGCGCCTCAAGGGGCAGCTGTGTGACGTGCTTCTGATTGTCGGAGACCAGAAATTTCGAGCCCATAAAAATGTCTTGGCTGCTAGCAGTGAATACTTTCATAGTTTATTCACAAATAAGGACAATGAGTCACAAACTGTATTTCAGCTTGACTTTTGTGAACCAGATGCTTTTGATAATGTTCTGAACTACATTTATTCCTCGTCTTTGTTTGTGGAGAAAGGCAGCCTTGCCGCTGTGCAGGAGCTAGGTTATAGCCTCGGGATATCCTTTCTGACAAACATCGTCTCTAAAACACCTCAAGCCCCCTTTCCCATGTGTCCCAACAGAAAAAAACTATTCACAGACCCTGATGAAAACATTTCTCAAAAGAGAAGTGTCATTGTCTGTCAAAGTAGGAATGAagcacaaggaaaaactgtgaGTCCAAGTCCCCCCGATCTAAGCCATACGTCCCGGCCGCCCCAGAGCACTGCAGTGAAGGCCAATACCAGTAAGCCACAAGTTCCCAAAGCTATTGAACCACTTCACAATGTGTCATTGACTGACAAGAGCTGGCCCAAAGAGGGTTCTGTGGGATACACAAAGTCCCTTGAGTGCTCCGGATCTTTGGATGATACTAACAGAAGCAACCTGGTGAAGAGGAACGCCGTCCCGCCTCCCACACCTCTGCCGGACAGAGAGACTGTGGACAGTAAACCAGGCGGGAGCGGTCAGCTTCCCAAAGGAAAAGCTATAGAGCTGGCTTTGAAAAGGCCGCGGCCACCTGTTCTGTCTCTTCGAAGCTCATCAGAGACTCCCTATGTATTGAAAGAAACTAACAGAGGCAGTGGCCCGGGCGAGGACAGGAACCTGTTGTACTATTCAAAGCTGGGCCTGGTGATCCCATCCACGGGATCTGCTTCTGCAAACCAGAGCATTGACAGAAGTGGCCCGCTGGTTAAGAGTCTCCTGCGGCGATCACTGTCAATGGACAGCCAGGTTCCTGTCTACTCACCCTCAATAGATCTGAAATCTTCCCAGGGGTCACCCGCCATGCCAAGTGACAGTCCAGGGAATGTGTTTTCTGCTTTATCTCAAAAGTCATCTTTAAAAGAGGGTAGTGAAAAACCATCCCTGGATGATGAGACTCCAGCTACCCAGCCGCACCGCCTCAGGTCCTTCAGTGCTTCTCAGTCCGCGGAAAGGGAGGGTGCCCCAGCTGTCGCTGAGGTTCGAATCAAGATGGAGCCCCGCAGCCCAGTGGCAGATCCCTCTGACATCATTCAGGTCACTGTGGGAGACGCTGCGGGGGCAACGTCCAGCCTGAGAGACCTTTCTCTGAAAACAGAAGATGACCAAAAGGACATGAGCAGACTCCCAGCAAAAAGGAGATTCCAGGCGGACCGACGACTGCCATTGAAGAAGTTAAAGGTGGACGAGCACGGCTCCCTGGTGTCAGAAGATAATCTCGAGGAAGGTGCAAGCCCCACTCTCAACGCTGACTTCCCAGATTCTGACTTGAATAAAGATGAATTTGGTGAGTTGGAGGGAACAAGACCAAACAAAAAGTTTAAATGCAAACATTGCCTTAAGATCTTTAGATCAACAGCAGGTCTTCACCGGCACATTAACATGTACCACAACCCAGAAAAGCCCTACGCTTGTGACATCTGTCACAAGCGCTTTCACACAAACTTCAAAGTGTGGACCCACTGTCAGACCCAGCACGGCATAGTGAAGAATCCGTCACCAGCCTCTAGTTCACATGCCGTTCTGGATGAAAAATTCCAAAGAAAGCTGATTGacatagtgagagagagagagattaagaggGCCCTGATCATTAAGTTGAGGCGCAGCAAGTCCAGTTTTCAGGGGCAGAGTAGTTCCCCAGCTCAAGTCATCAAGAGGAACTTGAGGTCACGCGCCAAAGGCACGTACATTTGTACTTACTGTGGAAAGGCCTATCGCTTTCTCTCTCAGTTCAAACAGCACATAAAGATGCACCCGGGAGAGAAGCCCCTTGGAGGACACAAGGTCGCTAAGCCGAAAGCACTCGCTCTTGACGGTCCAGTAGAGAACAAGGAGGTTTTCCAGTGCCGCCTCTGTAACGCTAAGCTCTCTTCTCTCCTAGAGCAAGGCAGCCATGAGCGACTGTGCCGAAACGCCACCGTGTGCCCCTACTGCAGCCTTAGGTTCTTTTCGCCCGAGCTCAAGCGCGAGCATGAAGGCAAGTGTGAGTACAAGAAGCTGACGTGCCTGGAGTGCATGCGCACGTTCAAGTCCTCCTTCAGCATCTGGCGGCACCAGGTCGAAGTCCACAATCAGAACACCATGGCTCCAGCCGAAAACTTCTCCTTGCCCATCGTGGACCACAACGGCGAAGTCACCAGCTCCTCCAGGCCCCAAGCCCAGCCCGAGCCTCAGAAAGCAAACCACGTGGTCACAGCAAAAGACGACAACACGTTCAGTGACAGTTCAGAGCAAGTCAACTTCGATTCGGAGGATTCCTCCTGTCTCCCCGAAGACCTTAGCCTTTCGAAGCAACTGAAGATCCAGGTCAAAGAGGAGCCCCTGGAGGAAGCCGAGGAGGCGGGGCCTGAGGCCAGCGCAGGGCCCAGGGAAGCACCTTCCAGCACGGACTCCAGCCTGTGGCCCTGTGAGAAATGCGGGAAGACGTTCCCAGCACACAAGCAGCTGGAGCGGCACCAGGAGCTCCTGTGTTCTGTGAAACCGTTCATCTGTCACGTTTGCAACAAAGCTTTTCGCACCAACTTCCGGCTCTGGAGTCACTTCCAGTCACACATGTCTCAGGCTACCGAGGACTCGGCACATAAGGAATCTGAAGCATGCCCTGCTCCCACAAACTCTCCATCACCGCCACCACCACTGCCCCCGCCACCACCACTGCCCAAGATCCAGCCCCTGGAGCCCGACAGTCCAACGGGTCTGTCCGAAAACTCAGCTCCAGCATCTGATAAACTGTTTGTGCCCCAAGAATCAGACACACTGTTTTACCATGCCCCACCCCTTTCAGCAATCACATTTAAAAGACAATTTATGTGTAAACTTTGCCATAGGACATTCAAGACCGCATTTAGTCTTTGGAGTCATGAACAAACCCACAATTAA
- the ZBTB21 gene encoding zinc finger and BTB domain-containing protein 21 isoform X2: MEGLRHYINPAHAISLLSALNEERLKGQLCDVLLIVGDQKFRAHKNVLAASSEYFHSLFTNKDNESQTVFQLDFCEPDAFDNVLNYIYSSSLFVEKGSLAAVQELGYSLGISFLTNIVSKTPQAPFPMCPNRKKLFTDPDENISQKRSVIVCQSRNEAQGKTVSPSPPDLSHTSRPPQSTAVKANTSKPQVPKAIEPLHNVSLTDKSWPKEGSVGYTKSLECSGSLDDTNRSNLVKRNAVPPPTPLPDRETVDSKPGGSGQLPKGKAIELALKRPRPPVLSLRSSSETPYVLKETNRGSGPGEDRNLLYYSKLGLVIPSTGSASANQSIDRSGPLVKSLLRRSLSMDSQVPVYSPSIDLKSSQGSPAMPSDSPGNVFSALSQKSSLKEGSEKPSLDDETPATQPHRLRSFSASQSAEREGAPAVAEVRIKMEPRSPVADPSDIIQVTVGDAAGATSSLRDLSLKTEDDQKDMSRLPAKRRFQADRRLPLKKLKVDEHGSLVSEDNLEEGASPTLNADFPDSDLNKDEFEQGSHERLCRNATVCPYCSLRFFSPELKREHEGKCEYKKLTCLECMRTFKSSFSIWRHQVEVHNQNTMAPAENFSLPIVDHNGEVTSSSRPQAQPEPQKANHVVTAKDDNTFSDSSEQVNFDSEDSSCLPEDLSLSKQLKIQVKEEPLEEAEEAGPEASAGPREAPSSTDSSLWPCEKCGKTFPAHKQLERHQELLCSVKPFICHVCNKAFRTNFRLWSHFQSHMSQATEDSAHKESEACPAPTNSPSPPPPLPPPPPLPKIQPLEPDSPTGLSENSAPASDKLFVPQESDTLFYHAPPLSAITFKRQFMCKLCHRTFKTAFSLWSHEQTHN; the protein is encoded by the exons ATGGAGGGATTGCGGCATTACATCAACCCCGCCCACGCCATTTCTCTCCTGAGCGCGCTCAACGAGGAGCGCCTCAAGGGGCAGCTGTGTGACGTGCTTCTGATTGTCGGAGACCAGAAATTTCGAGCCCATAAAAATGTCTTGGCTGCTAGCAGTGAATACTTTCATAGTTTATTCACAAATAAGGACAATGAGTCACAAACTGTATTTCAGCTTGACTTTTGTGAACCAGATGCTTTTGATAATGTTCTGAACTACATTTATTCCTCGTCTTTGTTTGTGGAGAAAGGCAGCCTTGCCGCTGTGCAGGAGCTAGGTTATAGCCTCGGGATATCCTTTCTGACAAACATCGTCTCTAAAACACCTCAAGCCCCCTTTCCCATGTGTCCCAACAGAAAAAAACTATTCACAGACCCTGATGAAAACATTTCTCAAAAGAGAAGTGTCATTGTCTGTCAAAGTAGGAATGAagcacaaggaaaaactgtgaGTCCAAGTCCCCCCGATCTAAGCCATACGTCCCGGCCGCCCCAGAGCACTGCAGTGAAGGCCAATACCAGTAAGCCACAAGTTCCCAAAGCTATTGAACCACTTCACAATGTGTCATTGACTGACAAGAGCTGGCCCAAAGAGGGTTCTGTGGGATACACAAAGTCCCTTGAGTGCTCCGGATCTTTGGATGATACTAACAGAAGCAACCTGGTGAAGAGGAACGCCGTCCCGCCTCCCACACCTCTGCCGGACAGAGAGACTGTGGACAGTAAACCAGGCGGGAGCGGTCAGCTTCCCAAAGGAAAAGCTATAGAGCTGGCTTTGAAAAGGCCGCGGCCACCTGTTCTGTCTCTTCGAAGCTCATCAGAGACTCCCTATGTATTGAAAGAAACTAACAGAGGCAGTGGCCCGGGCGAGGACAGGAACCTGTTGTACTATTCAAAGCTGGGCCTGGTGATCCCATCCACGGGATCTGCTTCTGCAAACCAGAGCATTGACAGAAGTGGCCCGCTGGTTAAGAGTCTCCTGCGGCGATCACTGTCAATGGACAGCCAGGTTCCTGTCTACTCACCCTCAATAGATCTGAAATCTTCCCAGGGGTCACCCGCCATGCCAAGTGACAGTCCAGGGAATGTGTTTTCTGCTTTATCTCAAAAGTCATCTTTAAAAGAGGGTAGTGAAAAACCATCCCTGGATGATGAGACTCCAGCTACCCAGCCGCACCGCCTCAGGTCCTTCAGTGCTTCTCAGTCCGCGGAAAGGGAGGGTGCCCCAGCTGTCGCTGAGGTTCGAATCAAGATGGAGCCCCGCAGCCCAGTGGCAGATCCCTCTGACATCATTCAGGTCACTGTGGGAGACGCTGCGGGGGCAACGTCCAGCCTGAGAGACCTTTCTCTGAAAACAGAAGATGACCAAAAGGACATGAGCAGACTCCCAGCAAAAAGGAGATTCCAGGCGGACCGACGACTGCCATTGAAGAAGTTAAAGGTGGACGAGCACGGCTCCCTGGTGTCAGAAGATAATCTCGAGGAAGGTGCAAGCCCCACTCTCAACGCTGACTTCCCAGATTCTGACTTGAATAAAGATGAATTTG AGCAAGGCAGCCATGAGCGACTGTGCCGAAACGCCACCGTGTGCCCCTACTGCAGCCTTAGGTTCTTTTCGCCCGAGCTCAAGCGCGAGCATGAAGGCAAGTGTGAGTACAAGAAGCTGACGTGCCTGGAGTGCATGCGCACGTTCAAGTCCTCCTTCAGCATCTGGCGGCACCAGGTCGAAGTCCACAATCAGAACACCATGGCTCCAGCCGAAAACTTCTCCTTGCCCATCGTGGACCACAACGGCGAAGTCACCAGCTCCTCCAGGCCCCAAGCCCAGCCCGAGCCTCAGAAAGCAAACCACGTGGTCACAGCAAAAGACGACAACACGTTCAGTGACAGTTCAGAGCAAGTCAACTTCGATTCGGAGGATTCCTCCTGTCTCCCCGAAGACCTTAGCCTTTCGAAGCAACTGAAGATCCAGGTCAAAGAGGAGCCCCTGGAGGAAGCCGAGGAGGCGGGGCCTGAGGCCAGCGCAGGGCCCAGGGAAGCACCTTCCAGCACGGACTCCAGCCTGTGGCCCTGTGAGAAATGCGGGAAGACGTTCCCAGCACACAAGCAGCTGGAGCGGCACCAGGAGCTCCTGTGTTCTGTGAAACCGTTCATCTGTCACGTTTGCAACAAAGCTTTTCGCACCAACTTCCGGCTCTGGAGTCACTTCCAGTCACACATGTCTCAGGCTACCGAGGACTCGGCACATAAGGAATCTGAAGCATGCCCTGCTCCCACAAACTCTCCATCACCGCCACCACCACTGCCCCCGCCACCACCACTGCCCAAGATCCAGCCCCTGGAGCCCGACAGTCCAACGGGTCTGTCCGAAAACTCAGCTCCAGCATCTGATAAACTGTTTGTGCCCCAAGAATCAGACACACTGTTTTACCATGCCCCACCCCTTTCAGCAATCACATTTAAAAGACAATTTATGTGTAAACTTTGCCATAGGACATTCAAGACCGCATTTAGTCTTTGGAGTCATGAACAAACCCACAATTAA